One Desulfosoma sp. genomic window carries:
- a CDS encoding cyclodeaminase/cyclohydrolase family protein — MIKDLNRLTVAEFLEELASSKPVPGGGSVAALAGALAAALTTMVARLTLAKEKFRDRHPLMAAVEKKAEKHRAAFQVLMQQDTEAYQAVVESIRLPRNTEEERDRRDAAMQHAFREAARVPLETLLTLDRMMEDALEAVQSGNPSAVSDAGAAVQMISAAARIAAYNVWINLSSIQDVAFRKDVEQKVQAALDRVQARAAQCHDELRRTL, encoded by the coding sequence ATGATTAAGGACCTAAACCGGTTGACCGTCGCGGAGTTTCTTGAAGAACTAGCTTCTTCGAAGCCTGTTCCCGGAGGGGGCAGTGTGGCGGCCTTGGCCGGAGCCCTGGCTGCGGCCCTCACGACCATGGTGGCCCGGCTTACTTTGGCCAAAGAAAAGTTTCGAGATCGTCATCCCCTCATGGCGGCCGTAGAAAAAAAAGCCGAAAAACATCGGGCGGCGTTCCAGGTGCTTATGCAACAGGACACCGAAGCCTATCAGGCGGTTGTGGAAAGTATTCGGCTGCCTCGAAACACGGAAGAAGAGCGGGATCGGCGTGATGCGGCCATGCAGCATGCCTTTCGGGAGGCGGCTCGAGTGCCCCTGGAAACGCTTTTGACTCTGGACCGGATGATGGAAGATGCCCTGGAAGCGGTTCAATCCGGAAACCCCAGTGCCGTCAGCGACGCCGGAGCCGCCGTACAGATGATTTCAGCGGCTGCAAGGATTGCCGCCTATAATGTTTGGATCAACCTAAGTTCCATTCAGGATGTCGCATTCCGAAAAGATGTCGAACAGAAAGTGCAGGCTGCGTTGGATCGTGTTCAAGCCCGTGCAGCCCAATGCCATGACGAACTGAGAAGAACCCTGTAG
- the hutI gene encoding imidazolonepropionase, translating to MITKLFRNAAIHTPVDTGKPKAGPDQGMLRVVDRGALLCRNGIIEAVGPEDAVMKGLNPRHLDIEVDLQGRCVIPGFVDPHTHLCFVAPREREFSMRLQGVEYLEILRQGGGILSTVKSVRETDEGALFEATRRRALAALRLGTTTMEIKSGYGLETATELKMLRVIQRLGRETPLDVVATFLGAHAVPEEYRDRPDAYVDLVIEEMIPQVVHQGIARFCDVFCEKGVFSVEQARRILQAAQKAGLGAKLHADEVHDLGGAGLAAELGAVSAEHLLASSEENLRAMARSGTIAVVLPATAYSLRKPFAKARTMMDLEVPVALATDANPGSSYTESMPFVFGLAVLLMGFSVQEALTAATLNAAYALGAAPRVGSLDVGKQADFLVLDGETPAIVAFHAGSNPVLEVYKKGERHMP from the coding sequence ATGATCACCAAGCTTTTTCGAAACGCCGCCATTCACACACCGGTGGATACCGGAAAACCCAAAGCAGGACCCGACCAAGGCATGCTGCGCGTGGTGGACCGAGGGGCTTTGCTGTGCCGGAACGGAATCATTGAAGCCGTGGGGCCTGAAGATGCGGTCATGAAGGGGCTGAATCCACGTCACTTGGACATTGAAGTGGATCTCCAGGGGCGCTGTGTCATTCCTGGCTTTGTGGACCCGCATACTCATCTGTGTTTCGTGGCGCCACGGGAACGTGAATTCTCCATGAGGCTACAGGGCGTGGAATACCTGGAGATCCTCAGGCAAGGAGGAGGTATTCTTTCTACGGTGAAATCGGTTCGGGAAACGGATGAGGGAGCCCTTTTCGAGGCTACTCGGCGAAGAGCTCTCGCCGCCTTGCGTCTGGGCACCACGACCATGGAAATCAAAAGCGGTTATGGGCTTGAGACCGCAACGGAACTGAAAATGCTTCGCGTCATCCAACGCCTGGGCCGTGAAACTCCGCTGGATGTGGTCGCCACCTTCTTGGGGGCTCATGCCGTTCCGGAAGAATACCGGGACCGGCCGGACGCTTACGTGGACCTGGTCATTGAAGAAATGATACCCCAGGTGGTACACCAGGGAATCGCTAGGTTTTGCGATGTGTTCTGTGAAAAGGGCGTCTTTTCTGTGGAACAGGCGCGACGTATTTTGCAAGCGGCTCAAAAGGCTGGTCTTGGAGCCAAGTTGCATGCCGATGAGGTGCACGACCTGGGGGGTGCCGGATTGGCGGCGGAACTGGGAGCGGTTTCGGCGGAACATTTATTGGCATCCAGTGAGGAAAACCTTAGAGCTATGGCTCGGTCGGGAACCATCGCCGTGGTTCTTCCGGCAACCGCCTACAGCCTGCGTAAACCCTTCGCGAAAGCACGTACCATGATGGATCTGGAAGTGCCCGTGGCGCTGGCCACCGATGCTAACCCTGGATCTTCGTACACGGAATCCATGCCTTTTGTGTTCGGCCTCGCTGTGCTCTTGATGGGCTTTAGCGTCCAAGAAGCCTTGACAGCGGCGACTTTGAACGCCGCCTATGCTTTGGGAGCGGCGCCGCGGGTGGGAAGCCTGGATGTGGGAAAACAGGCGGATTTTCTTGTCCTTGATGGGGAAACGCCGGCCATTGTCGCCTTTCATGCCGGATCCAATCCCGTGCTGGAAGTCTACAAAAAAGGCGAAAGACACATGCCGTAG
- the ftcD gene encoding glutamate formimidoyltransferase: MTPWIECVPNFSEGRRPEIIEAIVAPFRERRGCVLLDYRADPDHNRLVVSLAGTPGPIQEALLESTRAAITHIDLNRHQGAHPRIGAVDVIPFIPLRHISMEECVTLARDFGRRFWQETGIPVYFYEEAALRPERSRLEVIRRGQYEGLKKEIENPERHPDVGEPRLHPTAGATVIGARKFLVAFNVNLGTTDVRVAKEIAKTIRASSGGLGYVKAIGLALEERGLVQVSLNVTDCEKNTLYRITEFIRMEAKRWGVPVVETEVYGMVPAAALMDSTAYYLQIRDFTPAQVIELKLLEMLEGDLP; this comes from the coding sequence ATGACGCCATGGATTGAGTGTGTACCCAACTTCAGCGAAGGACGCCGTCCTGAAATCATCGAAGCCATCGTGGCCCCGTTTCGCGAACGCCGAGGTTGCGTGCTGTTGGATTACCGAGCCGACCCCGACCACAATCGGCTGGTGGTCAGTCTTGCCGGAACACCAGGCCCCATCCAGGAAGCCTTGCTCGAATCCACAAGGGCGGCCATCACCCACATCGACCTGAATCGGCATCAAGGCGCCCATCCACGCATTGGGGCTGTGGACGTCATCCCGTTTATCCCTCTGCGCCATATCTCCATGGAAGAATGCGTAACCTTGGCCCGCGATTTCGGCCGACGATTCTGGCAGGAAACCGGTATCCCTGTTTATTTCTACGAAGAAGCGGCCCTTCGCCCGGAGCGGTCGCGCTTGGAAGTGATTCGCCGAGGCCAATACGAAGGTTTGAAAAAAGAGATCGAAAACCCCGAACGACACCCGGACGTGGGCGAACCAAGGCTTCATCCCACGGCAGGCGCTACCGTCATCGGAGCTCGAAAGTTCCTGGTGGCTTTCAACGTGAACCTTGGTACCACCGATGTGCGTGTCGCCAAAGAAATTGCCAAGACAATACGCGCTTCCAGTGGAGGTCTAGGCTATGTCAAGGCAATCGGCCTGGCGTTGGAAGAACGAGGGCTTGTCCAAGTCAGTCTTAACGTGACCGATTGCGAAAAAAACACTCTTTATCGAATCACGGAATTTATCCGCATGGAAGCCAAGCGCTGGGGGGTCCCCGTGGTGGAAACGGAAGTTTACGGCATGGTTCCCGCCGCGGCTCTTATGGACAGCACCGCCTATTACCTACAGATTAGAGATTTTACTCCCGCTCAGGTCATTGAGCTCAAGTTACTGGAGATGCTTGAAGGTGACCTGCCATGA
- the hutU gene encoding urocanate hydratase: protein MSLTPKEKLLRELQIGCGVPRPVRAPRGSQLHCKGWHQEAALRMLCNNLDPETGEKPEELIVYGGTGKAARNWACFDAIVQALLDLENDETLLVQSGKAVGIVKTFPTSPRVLIANANLVPAWATWDYFHELEAKGLIMFGQMTAGSWIYIGTQGILQGTYETFAALAQKHFGGSLAGKITVTGGLGGMGGAQPLAVTMNEGVAICVEVDRRRIQRRLETRYLDVSVKDLNEAIVMARQAAEAKSALSIGLWGNCAEVLPKMLEMGFIPDVVTDQTSAHDELNGYVPAGLPYEEALALRQKDPKRYIDMAMDSMAVHCRAILDMMHRGAVAFDYGNNLRGQAFKRGVKNAFDFPGFVPAYIRPLFCEGEGPFRWVALSGDPQDIVVTDHALMEAFPEKTRMVRWLQMAEARVAHMGLPARICWLGYGERDKAGRIFNNLVRQGAVKAPIVIGRDHLDCGSVASPNRETEAMKDGSDAIADWPVLNALVNTASGASWVSFHHGGGVGIGYALHAGQVTVADGTDEGELRVTTVLRNDPATGIMRHADAGYERAIDVARERGVKIPMLPFR from the coding sequence ATGAGTCTTACACCGAAAGAAAAATTACTCCGGGAGCTGCAGATCGGCTGCGGTGTGCCACGTCCGGTTCGAGCTCCTCGGGGTTCTCAGTTGCATTGCAAAGGCTGGCATCAGGAAGCGGCTCTCCGTATGCTCTGTAACAACCTGGATCCGGAAACAGGAGAAAAGCCGGAAGAACTCATCGTCTACGGAGGCACCGGCAAAGCGGCCCGCAATTGGGCGTGCTTTGATGCCATCGTTCAAGCCCTGCTGGATCTGGAAAACGATGAAACCTTGCTGGTGCAGTCGGGAAAAGCCGTGGGGATCGTCAAAACCTTCCCGACCTCACCTCGTGTCCTAATCGCCAACGCCAATCTGGTTCCCGCCTGGGCCACTTGGGACTATTTCCACGAACTGGAAGCCAAGGGACTCATCATGTTCGGTCAAATGACCGCCGGCTCCTGGATTTACATCGGCACTCAAGGCATTCTTCAAGGAACCTACGAAACCTTTGCCGCATTGGCGCAAAAGCATTTCGGTGGTTCTCTGGCGGGCAAGATCACCGTGACCGGAGGTCTCGGGGGCATGGGCGGTGCGCAGCCTTTGGCGGTCACCATGAACGAGGGCGTGGCCATTTGCGTGGAAGTGGATCGGCGTCGCATTCAACGGCGTTTGGAGACCCGCTATCTGGACGTGTCGGTAAAAGACCTGAACGAAGCCATTGTCATGGCGCGCCAAGCAGCGGAAGCCAAAAGTGCCCTTTCCATCGGTCTTTGGGGAAACTGCGCCGAGGTCTTACCCAAGATGTTGGAGATGGGCTTTATTCCTGATGTGGTTACAGACCAAACCAGTGCCCATGACGAATTGAACGGGTACGTGCCGGCGGGACTTCCTTACGAAGAAGCTTTAGCTTTGCGCCAAAAAGACCCTAAGCGCTACATCGACATGGCCATGGATTCCATGGCGGTCCATTGCCGAGCCATTCTGGACATGATGCATCGAGGGGCCGTCGCTTTCGATTACGGCAATAACTTGCGGGGTCAGGCCTTCAAGCGCGGTGTGAAAAACGCCTTCGATTTTCCAGGATTCGTGCCCGCTTATATTCGCCCTCTTTTTTGCGAAGGTGAAGGCCCTTTTCGGTGGGTCGCCCTTTCTGGAGATCCCCAAGACATCGTCGTCACCGATCATGCTCTGATGGAAGCTTTTCCCGAAAAAACGCGAATGGTGCGCTGGTTACAGATGGCTGAAGCTCGCGTGGCGCATATGGGACTGCCGGCACGCATCTGTTGGCTGGGTTACGGAGAACGGGACAAGGCCGGAAGGATTTTTAACAATTTGGTACGCCAAGGCGCGGTCAAAGCCCCTATTGTCATCGGTCGCGACCATTTGGATTGCGGTTCTGTGGCCTCTCCTAACCGAGAAACCGAAGCCATGAAAGACGGATCCGATGCCATCGCCGACTGGCCCGTGCTCAACGCTCTGGTTAACACGGCTTCTGGAGCCAGCTGGGTCAGTTTTCATCATGGAGGCGGCGTGGGGATCGGCTATGCGTTGCATGCAGGTCAGGTCACCGTAGCCGACGGCACCGACGAAGGAGAATTGCGGGTGACCACGGTGCTTCGAAATGATCCGGCCACAGGAATCATGCGCCACGCGGATGCCGGATACGAACGCGCCATAGACGTGGCCAGGGAACGTGGCGTCAAAATTCCCATGCTGCCTTTCAGGTAG
- a CDS encoding DUF2845 domain-containing protein — protein MRWWALLVVLGFGLWHGAATTQAQTSLSSLRCGSRLVRLGETKGDVIVKCGPPLYQQHVGEKILRTPYGYEKIVVEEWVYNFGPMDFMHRLRFEGGRLAEIHRGERGH, from the coding sequence ATGAGATGGTGGGCCTTGCTGGTGGTCTTAGGGTTCGGGCTTTGGCATGGAGCGGCAACGACGCAGGCTCAAACGTCCCTGTCGTCGCTTCGGTGCGGTTCGCGGCTGGTGCGTCTTGGAGAAACCAAAGGGGATGTGATCGTCAAGTGCGGTCCCCCCCTTTATCAACAGCACGTGGGAGAAAAGATCCTTCGCACCCCCTATGGGTATGAAAAGATTGTGGTGGAGGAATGGGTTTATAATTTCGGCCCCATGGATTTTATGCATAGATTGCGTTTTGAAGGAGGCCGCCTTGCGGAAATCCACCGCGGGGAACGCGGCCACTAA
- a CDS encoding ammonium transporter encodes MDSGDTAFMLLATALVMLMTPGLALFYGGLVRSKNVLATMMQSFICLGVISILWVVCGYSLAFGPDKGGIIGGLEWVFLRSVGLDPGPYAQTIPHLLFSAFQLMFAIITPALITGAFAERMKFSGFLLFTVLWTLLVYFPVCHWVWGGGWLGGLGALDFAGGTVIHINSGSAALAAAFVVGKRRGYRKEPFQPHSLPLTVLGAGLLWFGWFGFNAGSALTAGSVAAVAFFNTQVATGAAAVAWITAEWIKIGKPTTLGAVSGAVAGLVAITPAAGFVAPMAGVVIGLVAGFVCYGGVLAKEKLGYDDALDVVGIHGVGGLWGALATGLFATTSYNAAGVDGLFYGNTTQLWIQAVGAFAAVFYSFVVSWILLKLTGAVTGLRVPDEEEVQGLDLSQHSETGYVL; translated from the coding sequence ATGGACAGCGGGGATACGGCATTCATGCTTTTGGCGACGGCTCTGGTGATGCTTATGACTCCGGGGTTAGCCCTTTTTTACGGGGGGTTGGTGCGTTCCAAAAACGTTTTGGCCACCATGATGCAAAGCTTTATCTGCCTTGGCGTGATATCCATTCTTTGGGTGGTGTGCGGCTACAGTTTGGCTTTTGGACCCGACAAAGGGGGAATCATCGGAGGCTTGGAATGGGTTTTTCTGCGATCGGTGGGATTGGATCCCGGTCCCTATGCGCAGACCATTCCTCATTTGCTGTTTTCGGCTTTTCAGCTCATGTTCGCCATCATCACTCCGGCACTGATCACGGGAGCCTTTGCGGAGCGCATGAAATTTTCGGGATTTCTTCTCTTCACGGTTTTGTGGACGCTTCTTGTGTATTTTCCCGTATGCCATTGGGTCTGGGGAGGCGGATGGCTTGGCGGCCTAGGAGCCTTGGATTTTGCAGGTGGAACCGTGATTCATATCAATTCGGGATCTGCCGCGCTGGCAGCCGCTTTCGTGGTGGGAAAACGGCGTGGGTACCGCAAGGAACCGTTTCAGCCTCATAGTCTGCCTTTGACGGTCCTAGGTGCCGGATTGCTGTGGTTCGGGTGGTTTGGGTTCAACGCGGGGAGTGCGCTTACGGCCGGGTCTGTGGCGGCGGTGGCTTTTTTCAACACGCAGGTGGCGACCGGAGCCGCCGCGGTGGCTTGGATCACCGCGGAATGGATCAAGATTGGAAAACCCACCACATTGGGTGCCGTTTCCGGAGCCGTGGCGGGACTGGTGGCCATAACCCCGGCCGCTGGTTTTGTCGCTCCCATGGCCGGTGTCGTCATCGGTCTTGTGGCCGGATTTGTCTGCTATGGTGGGGTTCTGGCCAAGGAAAAGCTCGGTTACGATGATGCCTTGGACGTGGTAGGCATTCACGGTGTCGGGGGACTCTGGGGAGCTTTGGCCACGGGACTTTTTGCCACCACGTCCTACAATGCCGCAGGAGTCGACGGCCTTTTTTACGGCAATACCACACAGCTTTGGATCCAGGCCGTCGGGGCCTTTGCCGCCGTTTTCTACTCTTTTGTGGTATCCTGGATTTTGCTCAAGCTGACGGGAGCTGTTACAGGACTTCGCGTGCCCGATGAAGAAGAGGTTCAGGGATTGGATCTGTCCCAGCACAGCGAAACCGGCTACGTGCTTTAA
- a CDS encoding P-II family nitrogen regulator: MVKIEAIIKPFVLEQVKEALNTIGIAGLTVTEVRGFGRQKGHREIYRGAEYLVEFQPKIKVETVVPESRTEEVVGTIQKAACTGKIGDGKIFVYPLTQVIRIRTGERGETAI; this comes from the coding sequence ATGGTTAAAATTGAAGCCATTATCAAACCGTTTGTTTTGGAACAGGTCAAGGAAGCTTTAAACACTATCGGCATCGCAGGCTTGACGGTGACGGAAGTGCGAGGATTTGGCAGGCAAAAAGGACACCGAGAAATCTATCGCGGCGCCGAGTATCTTGTGGAATTTCAGCCCAAGATCAAGGTGGAAACGGTGGTCCCGGAATCCCGAACAGAAGAAGTGGTGGGAACGATTCAGAAAGCCGCCTGCACGGGAAAGATCGGAGACGGTAAGATTTTCGTGTATCCTCTCACTCAAGTCATTCGAATCCGTACAGGAGAACGCGGCGAAACCGCCATTTGA
- a CDS encoding nucleotidyl transferase AbiEii/AbiGii toxin family protein, which yields MCKKLLRSALQCLDSLPQYPEPFWSLGGGTALMLRYDHRISKNIDIFIQNVQYLTYLSPRPNDAVAAVCDGYDEQSSFLKLRLPDGEIDFIVAPILTSQG from the coding sequence ATCTGTAAGAAGCTTCTCCGTAGCGCCCTACAATGTTTAGACAGTCTTCCTCAATACCCTGAGCCTTTCTGGAGCCTCGGGGGTGGAACGGCGTTGATGCTTCGTTACGACCATCGAATCAGCAAGAACATAGATATTTTTATTCAAAACGTACAATACCTTACCTACTTGTCGCCGCGCCCGAATGATGCCGTTGCCGCCGTGTGCGACGGCTACGACGAACAATCCTCCTTTCTCAAGCTGCGTTTGCCTGATGGGGAAATAGATTTTATCGTCGCTCCCATTTTGACGAGCCAAGGATAG
- a CDS encoding universal stress protein, which translates to MAATPKAFLLPIDDTEESLRPIRFLTELYHDRSEISLTIHYLMPALPPVYAEGRLSPAQVAKKKEFLKEREEAALKACARAKRVLIESGFSEDIIHELMQEKELSVAHHACRLADIKRVDAVLFPKQSSSRLEGFLKGDHTSALLHHCLVSPIWFVDNPVDTSRAVVCVSEHAASVRALDHALFMLEHTATRIDVVHFSKRLSKRIVSQGREPTTEMNRWVADQPKGVRENYAQALEMIAQSNLPSDRLRLVAAPMSGKVASDILAYCAEQRAGIVVLGHGGSEGTWGFLRSSVTKKILADFQHQAVWVNQ; encoded by the coding sequence ATGGCTGCAACACCCAAAGCTTTTCTCCTGCCTATCGACGATACGGAAGAATCCCTTCGACCTATTCGTTTTCTGACCGAACTGTATCATGACCGCTCTGAAATCAGTCTTACCATTCATTACCTGATGCCAGCTCTTCCTCCCGTGTATGCCGAAGGACGCCTGAGTCCCGCTCAGGTGGCTAAAAAGAAAGAATTTCTCAAGGAACGCGAGGAAGCGGCTCTAAAAGCGTGCGCTCGAGCCAAGCGAGTGCTTATTGAATCGGGATTCAGCGAAGACATTATTCATGAACTGATGCAGGAAAAAGAACTGAGCGTCGCCCATCATGCCTGTCGTCTCGCCGACATCAAACGCGTGGACGCTGTTCTGTTTCCAAAACAATCCAGTAGCCGCCTGGAAGGGTTTCTTAAAGGCGATCACACTTCTGCACTCCTGCATCACTGCCTGGTCAGCCCTATTTGGTTTGTGGACAATCCGGTGGACACTTCCCGTGCGGTCGTGTGCGTCTCCGAACACGCTGCGTCGGTTCGAGCCTTGGATCATGCTCTGTTCATGCTGGAACACACGGCAACCCGGATCGATGTGGTCCATTTTTCCAAAAGACTCTCCAAAAGGATTGTCTCCCAAGGCCGGGAACCTACAACGGAAATGAACCGATGGGTAGCCGATCAGCCTAAAGGAGTCCGCGAAAACTATGCTCAAGCCCTGGAAATGATTGCTCAGAGCAATCTCCCTTCGGACCGGCTTCGCCTTGTGGCCGCTCCCATGTCCGGTAAGGTAGCTTCGGATATTCTCGCCTATTGTGCTGAACAACGTGCCGGCATCGTGGTGCTGGGCCACGGGGGTTCCGAAGGCACCTGGGGGTTTCTGAGAAGTTCCGTGACGAAGAAAATCCTCGCAGACTTTCAGCATCAAGCTGTCTGGGTGAACCAGTAA
- a CDS encoding MBL fold metallo-hydrolase, producing MSVKAMALVFQVLASGSKGNAVYVASPGTALLLDAGLSAREMVRRLENVGLPPRRLAGVLITHEHSDHIRGAGVFSRRFDLPVYLTQATLEGLPSQLGELAGVHIIHSGRLFNVGDLTVLPFSLSHDAADPVGYIIEHDGCRLAVCTDCGTATQLVRTRLQHCHGLIVEANHDVDRLKHGPYPWHLKQRIRSRHGHLSNEECCDLLQDVHHQNLQVVVMAHLSEINNHPKLVEDTRLQRLHGEQWHHVRFLIAAQDRATPLCELSP from the coding sequence GTGAGTGTCAAGGCCATGGCTTTAGTGTTTCAAGTCCTTGCCAGTGGATCCAAAGGCAACGCCGTCTATGTGGCCAGTCCGGGAACGGCGTTGCTTCTGGATGCGGGTTTGAGCGCCAGGGAAATGGTGCGACGCCTGGAAAACGTCGGTCTGCCTCCACGGCGCTTGGCCGGCGTCCTGATCACTCACGAACACAGTGACCATATTCGTGGAGCGGGAGTCTTCAGCCGACGTTTCGACCTTCCTGTTTATCTAACGCAAGCCACCTTGGAAGGTCTGCCCAGTCAGTTGGGTGAATTGGCAGGGGTGCATATTATCCATTCAGGTCGTCTTTTCAACGTCGGGGACCTGACCGTTCTTCCTTTTTCTCTTTCCCACGATGCCGCGGATCCCGTCGGCTATATCATCGAACACGATGGATGCCGGCTGGCCGTCTGTACCGACTGCGGCACGGCCACCCAATTGGTACGTACGCGCCTTCAACACTGCCATGGCTTGATCGTGGAAGCCAATCATGATGTGGATCGTCTCAAACATGGTCCCTATCCCTGGCATCTCAAACAAAGGATCCGAAGCCGTCACGGGCATCTGAGCAACGAAGAATGCTGCGATCTTTTGCAGGATGTGCATCATCAGAACCTGCAGGTGGTCGTCATGGCTCATTTGAGCGAAATCAACAATCACCCGAAACTGGTCGAAGACACCCGTCTGCAGCGGCTGCATGGAGAACAATGGCATCATGTGCGCTTTCTTATCGCCGCTCAGGACCGGGCAACCCCGTTATGCGAACTGAGCCCCTGA
- a CDS encoding pitrilysin family protein: protein MVQKTQLSNGVRILTEKMPGVYTVSTGIWVNVGSRDEEPHEQGITHFIEHMLFKGTAQRSALDIAKALDAVGGFANAFTSKENLCLHAKVLDTHLNLVVDVLMDIFLHSLFAEEEIEKERQVVVQEINMIEDSPEDLIHILFQQNFWKDHPLGAPIYGTEESVLALDRSKILGFLGRRFAPQAVLIAAAGNVDHNAFVDLVAPHVESLNHARQAPHRHPPRVFAHRTLLPKDLEQVHICLGFPGCSQLDPQRFACHVLNVVLGNSMSSRLFQEVREKRGLAYSIYSFVNSHEDTGLMGVYAAVAPEDVDETLHVITTEMEAIRRDSISVSELAAAKEHLKGSIYLNAESTDARMNRLAKNEFVFGRHVPLKEVEEAIDAVTVDDVREWFREHYQREHTAVMLLGPVKDDTGSMAAA, encoded by the coding sequence TTGGTTCAAAAAACGCAGTTATCCAACGGTGTTCGTATCCTGACCGAAAAGATGCCAGGAGTCTATACCGTCTCTACGGGCATCTGGGTCAACGTGGGGTCTCGGGACGAAGAGCCCCACGAACAAGGAATCACTCATTTTATTGAACACATGCTCTTTAAAGGCACGGCACAACGCTCCGCCCTGGACATCGCCAAAGCGCTGGACGCGGTCGGAGGGTTCGCCAATGCCTTCACATCCAAAGAAAATCTATGTCTTCATGCCAAGGTTTTGGACACCCACCTGAACCTGGTGGTGGATGTGCTCATGGACATCTTTCTTCATTCCTTGTTCGCCGAGGAAGAAATTGAAAAGGAACGCCAGGTTGTGGTTCAGGAAATCAACATGATCGAAGATTCTCCCGAAGACCTGATCCACATTCTCTTTCAGCAAAACTTCTGGAAAGATCATCCTCTGGGCGCACCCATCTACGGCACCGAAGAATCTGTTCTGGCCCTGGACCGTTCCAAAATTCTCGGTTTTCTCGGCAGACGATTCGCTCCGCAAGCCGTCCTTATCGCCGCAGCGGGCAACGTGGACCATAACGCCTTTGTGGACTTGGTCGCCCCGCATGTGGAATCCCTGAACCATGCCCGCCAGGCTCCGCACCGGCATCCACCCCGTGTGTTTGCGCATCGAACACTCCTGCCCAAGGATCTGGAACAAGTTCACATTTGCTTGGGATTTCCAGGATGTTCCCAGTTGGATCCTCAGCGTTTCGCCTGCCATGTGCTTAATGTGGTTCTCGGAAACAGCATGAGCAGCCGCCTGTTTCAGGAAGTGCGGGAAAAACGGGGTCTTGCCTATTCCATCTACTCTTTTGTCAACAGCCATGAAGACACAGGCCTGATGGGCGTCTACGCCGCCGTGGCTCCTGAGGATGTGGACGAGACTCTGCACGTCATCACAACGGAAATGGAAGCCATCCGCCGCGATTCCATTTCAGTGTCGGAACTGGCCGCCGCCAAAGAACACCTTAAAGGAAGCATCTACTTGAACGCCGAAAGCACTGATGCGCGCATGAACCGCCTGGCCAAGAACGAATTCGTTTTCGGGCGTCATGTGCCTTTGAAGGAAGTGGAAGAGGCGATCGATGCCGTCACGGTGGATGATGTGCGGGAATGGTTTCGCGAACATTATCAAAGGGAACATACCGCCGTGATGCTTCTGGGACCCGTGAAAGATGATACGGGTTCGATGGCGGCGGCGTGA